The sequence CATGCGCAGACGGGACATGGCAAAGCCGCTCAGCGGCAGGGCCGCCGAGAGAATGAAGGGCTCAATGTCAATGCCGTAGGGCGCAAAGCCAAGAGTCTGCAAAAAATTGCCTATCCAGAGGCTCAACGCGCCAATAAAGATGGTTTTTGCCTGCCGCCTGCGATAGCCCGTTGCTTTGCCGTAGGAGAAGGCAAATAAGGCCAGCCCGGCAAAGGCAACCAGCATCTTGTAAACAAAATCAACATAATACCACCAGCCTTTCTGCGTTACCGCCACAGGGAAGAGGCCGCTGGCATCTACTGCAAAGGTTTTATAATGGAGATGGTGATACTCATTGGTGTAGAGCATCGCAATAGTCGTCAGCGGCACCACAAACAGCAGGGCCATCACAGCCTTGCTCTTTATTGAATAGTTATTGTAATAAACGGCAAAAAGAAACCAGAACACTGCGATGAGCGGTGCCCCCAGGTATTCAATTTTTAAGGAAAGATAGATTGTTTCAGGCGTGCTTGATGCAAGCTCGAAAATGTACCCGACCGTGTACATGAAAATAGACATGAACAAAAACAAAAAGGCCGCATACCCGTTTGAGCGCGCTATTCTGGACGAATAGCAAACAGCATAGAGCATGCCCGCGCACGATATACTCAGAAAAAGAATACAGGCAGCTCTTATGATCACTGACTATGCCTTATACTATTCACCCTGTGAGCGTGCCAGCTGCAACTGTCCTTGCGGGCGCAGCTGGGCATTCAAAATACACTGCGGAAGCGGAAAAACACAGCCCGCGCCCGTGCACAATTTTGAATATCCGATATTTTTTATCTGTGTCCCCACGAGCTGGCAAGCCGTGGGTCTCCGGCAGCAAACAAAAACTCCGGGCCTGCCTGAGCAGACACCGGAGTCCTTGCAACAATCAAACCAACGTATTGACTAGAATTTGCCGGTCACGTCCAGGCACTGCCAGGGCAGACCGTAGACGTTGAGATCCCTCATGAAGGGATCGGGATCAAACTGTTCCATGTTCCACACGCCGGGTTTGCGCCACAAGCCCTGAGCCACCATCTTCGTACCGATCATGGCGGGCACGCCCGTGGTGTACGAAATGGCCTGGGAGCCCACCTCCGCATAACATTCTTCGTGGTTGCAGATGTTGTACACGTAAACGGTCTTTTCCTTGCCGTCCTTGACGCCGCGCATGAGGTCACCAATGCAGGTCTTGCCCTTGGTCAGGGGGCCGAGGGAGGCCGGGTCGGGCAGCAGCTTGGCAAGGAACTGGATGGGCACAATGTCCTGCCCCTGGAATTTCACAGGGTCGATGCGGGTCATGCCCACGTTGCCAAGCACCTTGAGGTGGTTGAGATAATTCTCTGAAAACGTCATCCAGAAGCGGGCGCGGCGGATACCCTTGAGGTTCTGCACCAGTGATTCCAGCTCTTCATGATACATGAGGAAACATTTTTTGGAGCCGATGCCGTCAGGGAAATCAAAATTCATGGACCAGGACAGGGGGTCGGTTTCCACCCACTCGCCGCGTTCCCAGTACCGCCCGCGCGCCGTGACCTCGCGGATATTGATTTCAGGATTGAAGTTGGTGGCAAAGGGCTGGCCATGATCGCCCGCATTACAGTCGATGATGTCGAGCACGTGCACTTCGTCCAGCTGATGCTTGAGCGCCCAGGCCGCGTACACGTTGGTGACGCCGGGGTCAAAGCCGGAACCGAGCAGGGCTGTCAGCCCTGCCTCGCGGAAGCGGTCCTGGTAGGCCCACTGCCACTTGTATTCAAACTTGGCGGTGTCCAGCGGCTCGTAGTTGGCGGTGTCCACGTAATGCACGCCGCATTCAAGGCAGGCGTCCATAATGTGCAGATCCTGATACGGCAGGGCCACGTTGCAGACCACATCGGGCTTGACCTGCCGGATGAGGGAACACAGCTCGGGCACGTTGTCCGCGTCCACCTGAGCGGTGGCAACCTCGACGCCAAGGCGCGTCTTGACGCTCTGCGCAATGGCATCGCAGCGGGAAAGGGTGCGGCTTGCCAGCGTTACCTTTGAGAATCCGCCTTCCTTGAGTACCTGCGCACACTTGTGCACCACAACGCTGCCTACGCCGCCCGCGCCAATAATCAGAATATGAGACATGT is a genomic window of uncultured Desulfovibrio sp. containing:
- a CDS encoding saccharopine dehydrogenase family protein, yielding MSHILIIGAGGVGSVVVHKCAQVLKEGGFSKVTLASRTLSRCDAIAQSVKTRLGVEVATAQVDADNVPELCSLIRQVKPDVVCNVALPYQDLHIMDACLECGVHYVDTANYEPLDTAKFEYKWQWAYQDRFREAGLTALLGSGFDPGVTNVYAAWALKHQLDEVHVLDIIDCNAGDHGQPFATNFNPEINIREVTARGRYWERGEWVETDPLSWSMNFDFPDGIGSKKCFLMYHEELESLVQNLKGIRRARFWMTFSENYLNHLKVLGNVGMTRIDPVKFQGQDIVPIQFLAKLLPDPASLGPLTKGKTCIGDLMRGVKDGKEKTVYVYNICNHEECYAEVGSQAISYTTGVPAMIGTKMVAQGLWRKPGVWNMEQFDPDPFMRDLNVYGLPWQCLDVTGKF